One Tunturibacter gelidoferens genomic region harbors:
- a CDS encoding tetratricopeptide repeat protein encodes MKSYPVPLRRRPRPKSAKQFVERAKEFLWDAAGRITFWRLVKGFVVVFLFLPLVVYVVREVNRDVLIIDPFGVPKSLSEAGLSSEVMANRVGERLRVMEATTKTRMKKDVLGSQGEEASIPEVEIPGTKLGLKTIVDVARSLFHREPKHVGGDIVVAAADAAQSTSDPPMVKRPAMITVYFKQGRNGSQALSGAAERDDENMLVQRAAELALEQVNPYVLASYWDDHREFDKSIRVARAITEDTSQDLLHREASFNLWGAVLSDEGKSEEAIAKYQRAIELDPMDSFPYYNWGIVLVGEKKYEEAIAKFQRAIELNPKDGDAYVYWGDILYDERRYDEAIMRYQRATELDSKNADAYVNWGNALYVERRYEEAIARYQRAIELDSKNASAYINWGNTLCVERKYEEAIAKYETAVELDPKNALSYSGWGNALYSVGKYEEAIAKDQKSIELDPKNAFAYGAWGQALYGEGKYEEAVAKDQKAIELDPNNAFAYGSWGLALKMLGKNSEAEEKFAKEKELEGSN; translated from the coding sequence ATGAAGTCTTATCCCGTGCCGCTGCGAAGGCGGCCGCGTCCTAAGAGTGCGAAGCAGTTTGTGGAGAGGGCGAAGGAGTTCTTGTGGGATGCCGCGGGGAGGATCACCTTCTGGCGTCTGGTGAAGGGCTTCGTTGTCGTCTTTCTGTTTCTGCCATTGGTTGTATATGTCGTTCGCGAGGTGAATCGCGACGTTCTCATCATCGATCCGTTTGGCGTTCCCAAGAGCCTTTCGGAGGCGGGCCTTTCGTCAGAGGTTATGGCGAACCGAGTGGGGGAGAGGCTGCGGGTGATGGAGGCGACGACCAAGACCCGAATGAAGAAGGATGTTCTGGGATCGCAGGGGGAAGAGGCGTCGATTCCAGAGGTCGAAATTCCGGGGACGAAGTTAGGGCTGAAGACGATCGTCGATGTGGCGAGGAGCCTGTTTCATCGTGAACCAAAGCACGTGGGCGGCGACATCGTGGTTGCCGCGGCGGATGCGGCGCAATCCACATCCGACCCGCCAATGGTCAAGAGGCCGGCGATGATAACGGTGTACTTCAAGCAGGGGAGAAACGGGAGCCAGGCGCTGAGCGGGGCCGCCGAGCGGGACGATGAGAACATGCTGGTGCAGCGGGCGGCGGAGCTGGCTCTTGAACAGGTGAATCCTTACGTGCTGGCGTCGTATTGGGACGATCATCGGGAGTTCGACAAATCGATCAGAGTTGCGCGGGCGATCACCGAAGACACATCTCAGGATCTGCTGCACCGGGAGGCCAGCTTCAATCTTTGGGGAGCCGTGCTGAGCGACGAAGGAAAGTCGGAGGAGGCGATTGCGAAGTACCAGAGGGCGATCGAACTAGACCCGATGGATTCGTTTCCCTACTACAACTGGGGAATCGTGCTGGTCGGGGAGAAAAAGTATGAGGAGGCGATTGCAAAGTTCCAGAGGGCGATCGAGTTGAATCCGAAGGATGGGGATGCCTACGTCTACTGGGGAGACATTCTGTATGACGAGAGAAGGTATGACGAGGCGATTATGAGGTACCAGAGGGCGACCGAGCTGGATTCGAAGAATGCGGATGCCTACGTCAACTGGGGAAACGCGCTCTACGTCGAGAGAAGGTATGAGGAGGCGATTGCGCGGTACCAGAGGGCGATCGAACTGGATTCGAAGAATGCGTCTGCCTACATCAATTGGGGAAATACGCTATGCGTGGAGAGAAAGTATGAGGAGGCGATTGCGAAGTACGAGACAGCGGTCGAGCTTGATCCGAAGAATGCGCTTTCCTACAGTGGCTGGGGAAACGCGCTGTACAGCGTTGGAAAGTATGAGGAGGCGATTGCGAAGGATCAGAAGTCGATCGAGCTCGATCCGAAGAATGCATTTGCCTACGGTGCCTGGGGACAGGCGTTGTATGGCGAGGGAAAGTATGAGGAGGCGGTGGCGAAGGACCAGAAGGCGATCGAGCTGGATCCGAATAATGCGTTCGCCTACGGAAGTTGGGGCCTGGCTTTGAAGATGCTTGGTAAAAACAGCGAGGCTGAGGAGAAGTTTGCGAAGGAGAAGGAGTTGGAGGGGTCGAATTAG
- a CDS encoding AAA family ATPase — MKLIFLYGLPATGKLSVAQELAAMTGYRLFHNHLTVDMLLSVFDFGSPAFVALREEIWLSVFDQAGLSQLSALIFTFAPEPTVRPGFLQKVLTTVAKRGGEVDLVELVCPLNELKRRLNSPSRLQYRKLTSATVFDQIHATGGFDGSSLPKPRLSIDTSLCTAAQAAAKIAEVLGLDLSLT, encoded by the coding sequence ATGAAGCTGATCTTCCTCTATGGTTTGCCCGCCACAGGAAAGTTGAGCGTCGCGCAGGAACTGGCAGCGATGACCGGCTACAGACTCTTCCACAACCATCTCACAGTCGATATGCTTCTGTCGGTCTTCGACTTCGGTTCGCCAGCCTTCGTCGCTCTTCGGGAAGAGATCTGGCTATCGGTCTTCGATCAAGCCGGCCTTAGCCAGCTGTCAGCCCTCATCTTTACCTTCGCGCCCGAACCGACGGTGCGGCCCGGCTTTCTTCAGAAGGTGCTGACTACGGTCGCCAAGAGAGGCGGTGAAGTTGACCTCGTCGAACTCGTCTGCCCGTTGAACGAGTTGAAGCGACGCCTGAATAGCCCATCGCGGCTTCAATATCGCAAACTGACTTCCGCCACAGTATTCGATCAAATTCACGCAACCGGGGGATTCGACGGATCTTCCCTGCCGAAGCCTCGTCTCTCGATCGATACAAGTCTCTGCACCGCCGCACAGGCAGCAGCTAAGATTGCCGAGGTACTCGGACTCGATCTGTCGCTGACCTAA
- a CDS encoding ArsR/SmtB family transcription factor — protein MKPANANPVFRALADPTRRAIFEELTRQGEQTVHALTRYAGVSQPAVSKHLTVLKRAKLVRHRRAGRETHYRAQPDALAPMVDWLRDYGDFWRDRFDKLEALLERMEP, from the coding sequence GTGAAGCCGGCTAATGCCAATCCTGTGTTCCGCGCTCTTGCCGACCCGACTCGCAGGGCCATCTTCGAGGAGTTGACCCGGCAGGGCGAGCAGACCGTCCACGCCTTGACTCGCTATGCGGGCGTGTCGCAGCCTGCTGTCTCCAAGCACCTGACGGTGCTGAAGCGTGCGAAGCTGGTACGGCATCGACGTGCGGGACGCGAGACTCACTATCGCGCGCAGCCTGATGCGCTGGCGCCGATGGTGGACTGGCTGCGTGACTACGGCGACTTCTGGCGTGACCGGTTTGACAAGCTTGAAGCACTTTTGGAAAGGATGGAGCCATGA
- a CDS encoding phytoene desaturase family protein, producing the protein MTATERNKRVIVIGAGLGGMSAAIMLARRGFQVTILEKNAQVGGKLNQLQTKGFSFDLGPSIFTLPEIFRPIFEGDGKRLEDYITLQRVDPQWRNFFEDGVVVDLWEDPERMRTELERFGPQVFGEYKDFLNYSRRQYEILERGYLRHGLDTLVQFFRFYGWKEARDLDYLHSMSGSIYKRLSNRYLRDIFEYFIKYVGSSALDSPAFMNLMPTIQMDFGLWYVAGGLYQLGHAFRRRLEETGVTLCLEHEVQRIDYSGSTATGVQVRNSHGDFRILPADYVVSNMEVIPAMQRLLHSPASTMKKLRRFEPSCSGIILHLGLDRVYPQLAHHNFFYSANLHEHFRRVFRDKNLPDDPTIYVVAPTRTDPSQAPPGCDNIKILPHIPSINDRNSYTREDYVALKELCLDKLERMGLNDLRQHIVVEDFWTPFDIETRYASNRGSIYGVVCDRRSNFAFKAPKQSPQFHNLFFVGGSVNPGAGMPMVTLGGQHVARMIIEQAAKGKP; encoded by the coding sequence ATGACAGCTACTGAAAGAAACAAACGTGTCATCGTCATCGGAGCTGGGCTTGGCGGCATGTCCGCTGCCATCATGCTCGCTCGCAGAGGCTTCCAGGTCACCATCCTTGAGAAGAACGCGCAGGTAGGTGGCAAGCTCAATCAATTGCAAACCAAAGGATTCAGCTTCGATCTCGGACCCTCGATCTTCACACTTCCTGAGATCTTTCGTCCCATCTTCGAAGGTGACGGCAAGCGACTTGAAGACTATATAACCCTGCAGCGCGTCGATCCGCAGTGGCGCAATTTCTTTGAAGACGGAGTCGTCGTCGACCTCTGGGAAGATCCCGAAAGAATGCGCACGGAGCTCGAGCGCTTCGGTCCGCAGGTCTTCGGCGAGTACAAGGACTTCCTCAATTACTCACGCCGCCAATACGAAATCCTTGAACGTGGCTATCTCCGCCATGGTCTCGATACGCTTGTACAATTCTTCCGCTTTTATGGATGGAAGGAGGCCCGCGACCTCGACTATCTGCACTCGATGTCCGGCAGCATCTATAAGCGTCTGAGCAATCGTTATCTTCGCGATATCTTCGAATACTTCATCAAGTATGTCGGCTCCAGCGCACTCGACTCGCCCGCTTTCATGAACCTCATGCCGACCATCCAGATGGATTTCGGCCTCTGGTATGTTGCTGGCGGTCTGTATCAGCTGGGCCACGCATTCCGCAGACGTCTTGAAGAGACCGGCGTTACGCTGTGTCTCGAGCATGAGGTTCAGCGCATCGACTACTCCGGCAGCACCGCCACTGGCGTGCAAGTCCGCAACTCTCATGGAGATTTTCGCATCTTGCCCGCCGATTACGTCGTCTCCAACATGGAAGTTATCCCCGCAATGCAGCGGTTGCTGCATTCGCCCGCTTCCACCATGAAGAAGCTGCGTCGCTTCGAACCATCCTGCTCCGGTATCATTCTGCACCTCGGACTGGATCGGGTCTATCCGCAACTCGCACATCACAACTTCTTCTATTCCGCTAATCTGCACGAGCACTTCCGCCGCGTCTTTCGTGACAAGAACCTGCCGGACGACCCAACCATCTATGTCGTCGCCCCTACCCGCACCGATCCATCGCAGGCACCACCCGGCTGCGACAACATTAAGATCCTGCCGCACATTCCATCAATCAATGACCGTAATTCCTACACACGCGAAGATTACGTTGCGCTGAAAGAACTCTGCCTCGACAAGCTTGAGCGTATGGGCCTCAACGATCTGCGGCAACACATCGTCGTTGAGGACTTCTGGACTCCATTTGACATCGAGACTCGGTACGCCTCCAATCGAGGCTCCATCTATGGCGTAGTCTGCGATCGCCGCAGTAACTTCGCTTTCAAAGCGCCTAAGCAAAGCCCTCAGTTCCACAATCTGTTCTTCGTTGGCGGCAGCGTCAATCCCGGAGCGGGCATGCCCATGGTCACGCTGGGTGGCCAACACGTCGCTCGGATGATTATCGAGCAAGCCGCCAAAGGAAAGCCATGA
- a CDS encoding DUF4126 domain-containing protein gives MAMQMMTWLIAIPLLGLVTGLRTMTAMAVLCWFAYAGQLSVGDSWASWTGKLVTAIVFTVLALGEYVGDKLPKTPNRTAPFPLIARLVFAGLVGAIVAAGLNGSGVEGVILCLLGALIGAFAGILIRREIVVRLGCKDWPVALVEDLSAVIGAILAMGIVTG, from the coding sequence ATGGCGATGCAAATGATGACCTGGTTGATCGCCATTCCCCTGCTTGGTCTAGTAACCGGCCTTCGGACGATGACCGCGATGGCAGTTCTTTGCTGGTTTGCTTATGCGGGCCAGCTCTCTGTCGGCGACAGCTGGGCATCCTGGACCGGAAAACTGGTGACGGCGATCGTCTTTACCGTGCTGGCGCTGGGGGAATACGTCGGGGACAAGCTGCCGAAGACACCAAATCGGACGGCGCCGTTCCCATTGATAGCAAGATTGGTATTTGCCGGGTTGGTGGGTGCAATCGTGGCGGCAGGACTCAATGGATCTGGAGTCGAGGGCGTCATTCTCTGCTTGTTGGGTGCCCTCATAGGGGCCTTTGCAGGCATCTTGATTCGCCGAGAGATCGTGGTGCGATTGGGGTGCAAAGACTGGCCTGTGGCACTCGTCGAGGACCTCAGTGCCGTCATCGGTGCCATTTTGGCGATGGGGATAGTGACCGGATAG
- a CDS encoding DUF3291 domain-containing protein, translated as MIFISLTRLRIRSILYLPVFAIYTVRSLRQVKKAPGFHTGALLPDRSWTFWTMTAWDERESMRQYMTTGAHKSAMPHLMHWCDEASVAHWEQEQTSLPSWEEADRRMRESGRASKVNHPSPEHASLNYRKPRTTGGGII; from the coding sequence ATGATCTTTATCAGCCTCACGCGCTTGCGCATTCGCTCCATCCTCTACCTGCCCGTGTTTGCGATCTACACCGTGCGCTCACTTCGACAGGTCAAGAAGGCCCCCGGATTCCATACCGGTGCGCTTTTGCCCGACCGAAGCTGGACTTTCTGGACCATGACAGCTTGGGACGAACGCGAAAGTATGCGCCAATATATGACGACAGGGGCGCACAAGAGTGCAATGCCTCACCTCATGCACTGGTGCGATGAAGCCTCCGTCGCACATTGGGAGCAAGAGCAAACTAGCCTGCCTTCCTGGGAGGAGGCTGACCGGCGCATGCGTGAGAGCGGCCGCGCCTCCAAAGTGAACCACCCAAGTCCCGAGCACGCCAGCCTCAACTACCGAAAGCCGCGTACCACCGGCGGCGGAATCATCTGA
- a CDS encoding tautomerase family protein, which produces MPFARIDLLRGKTVEYRAIVADVVYQGIVDVLKAPDGDRFIVIGEHSPDNLIYDPKFLGWDRSPDFILIQVTSTVGNNKDSKLAFFRYIADELKSRLSVRPDDVMINLVFVDRSDWSFGNGEPWV; this is translated from the coding sequence ATGCCGTTTGCTCGTATCGATCTGCTTAGGGGAAAAACTGTTGAGTATCGCGCCATTGTGGCCGACGTCGTGTACCAAGGGATCGTCGATGTCCTGAAGGCGCCGGATGGCGACCGCTTCATCGTCATCGGCGAGCATTCACCGGACAATTTAATCTACGACCCCAAATTCCTCGGCTGGGATCGATCGCCTGACTTCATTTTGATACAAGTGACCAGCACTGTCGGAAATAATAAAGATTCAAAGCTGGCCTTCTTTCGATATATAGCCGACGAACTGAAGAGCAGGCTATCCGTGCGCCCTGATGACGTCATGATCAACTTGGTCTTCGTTGACCGCTCGGATTGGTCCTTCGGCAATGGCGAGCCGTGGGTTTAG
- a CDS encoding DoxX family protein: MTTKAKNITYWTTTGLIAFFIGSGGCAQMVQFFGNPHGVVPVLGYPMYFFAILGFWKALGAIAILVPRYPRLKEWAYAGIFFDLTGAAASCAAVGGYGAYGFHVLAPLILTVFTAVSWALRPPSRTIGALFPATNGEPV, translated from the coding sequence ATGACCACGAAGGCAAAAAACATTACTTATTGGACTACGACCGGACTGATCGCGTTCTTTATCGGAAGCGGCGGTTGTGCGCAGATGGTCCAATTTTTCGGCAACCCCCATGGCGTTGTGCCGGTGCTTGGCTACCCAATGTATTTCTTTGCCATCCTGGGATTTTGGAAGGCGCTTGGAGCCATTGCCATCCTTGTGCCGCGTTATCCGCGGCTCAAGGAATGGGCGTATGCCGGCATCTTCTTTGACCTGACAGGCGCGGCTGCATCCTGCGCTGCAGTCGGGGGTTACGGCGCTTACGGCTTTCACGTCCTCGCTCCGCTCATCCTTACTGTTTTTACAGCGGTATCGTGGGCGCTGCGACCCCCAAGCCGTACCATCGGCGCCCTGTTTCCTGCGACAAATGGCGAACCGGTGTAA
- a CDS encoding glycosyltransferase: MIIPALLGAVGLPAGFLLIRRVPTCPSAQSHDATSLSIVIPARNEEDNLPRLLRSIAASVAQPAEILVVDDASTDKTAPIARSLGATVITSAPLPDGWTGKAWACHQGAQRAIGNHLLFLDADTFFVDGGLDRLVVRWLRERDPRLVLSLLPYHAMSATYEQLSLFFNVLMAGGAGGFGLVSEPRLFGQSLLISKETYFAVGGHAAVRGFVLENLNLADLIGASGTRILCLGGRGTLHMRMFPEGLGQMSDSWTKAFIHGAAVSDSLVLASAVMWISALWSTAILLIVPRDYGRLGVAVVYLLLSLQLVWLARQLGSYRFLTCLLYPLPLAYYCAVFGRSAARRALRRKTVWRGREV, encoded by the coding sequence ATGATCATTCCAGCCCTCCTCGGCGCTGTCGGACTTCCCGCCGGCTTCCTGCTCATCCGGCGCGTTCCTACATGCCCTTCCGCTCAGTCTCACGATGCGACCAGTCTTTCTATCGTCATTCCAGCACGTAACGAGGAAGACAACCTTCCTCGCCTTCTGCGATCGATCGCTGCATCCGTAGCACAGCCGGCAGAAATTCTTGTCGTTGACGATGCCTCTACGGATAAGACTGCACCTATTGCACGAAGTCTTGGCGCGACCGTTATCACTTCAGCTCCGCTACCCGACGGTTGGACTGGCAAGGCGTGGGCGTGTCATCAGGGAGCCCAGCGTGCCATCGGCAATCATCTGCTTTTTCTGGACGCGGACACATTCTTTGTCGACGGAGGCCTGGACCGTCTCGTTGTTCGCTGGCTCCGCGAACGTGATCCAAGACTGGTCCTATCGTTGCTGCCTTACCATGCCATGAGCGCCACATACGAGCAGTTATCGCTCTTTTTTAATGTCCTCATGGCTGGGGGAGCCGGTGGGTTCGGTTTAGTCTCTGAGCCGCGACTCTTTGGCCAGTCGCTCCTCATCTCCAAAGAAACCTACTTCGCTGTTGGCGGTCACGCTGCTGTTCGCGGCTTCGTCCTGGAGAATCTCAATCTAGCCGACCTTATCGGCGCCTCAGGGACGCGCATCCTCTGTCTGGGTGGACGCGGCACTCTTCATATGCGTATGTTTCCGGAAGGTCTCGGCCAGATGTCGGATAGCTGGACAAAAGCTTTTATCCACGGAGCCGCAGTCTCGGACAGCCTTGTTCTTGCGTCAGCCGTGATGTGGATCTCCGCTCTCTGGTCTACCGCGATACTCCTGATCGTTCCGCGTGACTATGGCCGCCTCGGCGTGGCCGTCGTTTACCTGCTGCTCAGCCTGCAACTTGTCTGGCTCGCACGTCAGCTTGGCAGCTACCGTTTCCTCACCTGCCTGCTGTATCCGCTGCCGCTCGCATACTACTGCGCTGTATTCGGCCGTTCCGCCGCGCGCCGCGCTCTCCGCCGCAAGACTGTCTGGCGAGGGCGCGAAGTATGA
- a CDS encoding alpha/beta hydrolase family protein, producing MLSKLYAKWMYSWETALTTRDTNRIVRPLEWGFDWLEDFSPLARAANPHLSDTPVADDFARMTAVNRDIVARADEFFGYETPTDFRLERRHPQLYPTNVRPETLEEDAELKRQAETGEIEEAEFLRFTSPIRTRYPENDQVNARWYPAHPDTQKGKPKQAMIVMPQWNADAFSHNALCTLFNSFGISCLRLSKPYHDVRRPAELERSDYAVSSNVGRTTEACRQAVVDIRSCIDWLESQGYEHFGVLGTSLGSCYAFIAAAFDQRLQVCAFNHASTWFGDVVWAGQSTRHIRAAFEQSGLTQDQVREIFSIVSPMSYMERFAATPKRVLVVHATYDLTFPLKYSLDVLTNFDALKIDYISKVLPCGHYTTGETPYKYIDGWYLGSFIYKSFKHLAQAKTAPALESPQTAKAR from the coding sequence ATGCTCTCCAAGCTTTACGCAAAGTGGATGTACTCCTGGGAGACAGCCCTCACCACCCGCGACACCAATCGCATCGTCCGCCCCCTCGAGTGGGGTTTCGACTGGCTTGAGGACTTCAGCCCGCTCGCTCGTGCCGCCAACCCGCACCTCAGCGACACGCCTGTGGCAGACGACTTTGCCCGAATGACCGCCGTCAACCGCGACATCGTCGCACGCGCCGACGAGTTCTTCGGCTACGAGACCCCGACCGACTTCCGCCTCGAGCGCCGCCACCCCCAGCTCTACCCCACCAACGTCCGCCCCGAAACCTTGGAAGAGGACGCCGAACTCAAACGCCAAGCCGAAACCGGAGAGATCGAAGAGGCCGAGTTCCTCCGCTTCACCTCACCCATCCGCACCCGCTATCCAGAGAACGACCAGGTCAACGCGCGTTGGTATCCCGCACACCCGGACACACAAAAGGGAAAGCCCAAACAGGCCATGATCGTCATGCCCCAATGGAACGCCGACGCCTTCTCCCACAACGCCCTCTGCACCCTCTTCAACAGCTTCGGCATCTCCTGCCTCCGCCTCTCCAAGCCCTATCACGACGTCCGCCGTCCCGCCGAACTCGAGCGCTCCGACTACGCCGTAAGCTCCAACGTAGGCCGCACCACCGAGGCCTGCCGTCAGGCCGTAGTCGACATCCGCAGCTGCATCGACTGGCTCGAATCACAAGGCTACGAGCACTTCGGCGTCCTCGGCACCAGCCTCGGCAGCTGCTACGCCTTCATCGCCGCCGCCTTCGACCAGCGCCTGCAGGTCTGCGCATTCAACCACGCCTCCACCTGGTTCGGAGACGTCGTCTGGGCCGGCCAAAGCACCCGCCACATCCGCGCTGCCTTCGAGCAGTCCGGCCTCACCCAGGATCAGGTCCGCGAGATCTTCTCCATCGTCAGCCCCATGTCCTACATGGAACGCTTCGCCGCAACCCCAAAGCGAGTCCTCGTCGTCCACGCCACCTATGACCTCACCTTCCCGCTCAAATACTCGCTCGACGTCCTCACCAACTTCGACGCCCTGAAGATCGACTACATCTCAAAGGTGCTCCCCTGCGGCCACTACACCACCGGCGAAACCCCCTACAAGTACATCGACGGCTGGTACCTCGGCTCCTTCATCTACAAGTCCTTCAAGCATCTCGCACAGGCAAAGACCGCCCCGGCACTCGAATCTCCCCAAACAGCAAAGGCTCGATAA
- a CDS encoding SRPBCC family protein, with protein MSNATEGSNPAESTRTLVIERVFPHPPEKLWRALTERPLLAQWMMNNDFEPVVGRKFQFRADPMPNWNGIVDCEVLIVDPLRRLSYNWGVGGGEAGLQWVVLFTLTPAEGGTQVRMEQSGFGPDQQAAYQGANYGWQKFFGGLERVLGEVE; from the coding sequence ATGAGCAATGCAACAGAGGGGAGCAATCCAGCAGAGAGTACACGTACGCTTGTGATCGAGAGGGTATTTCCACACCCGCCAGAGAAGCTGTGGCGAGCGCTCACGGAGCGCCCGCTCCTGGCGCAATGGATGATGAATAACGATTTCGAGCCGGTGGTCGGGCGGAAGTTCCAGTTCCGGGCCGATCCTATGCCGAACTGGAACGGCATTGTCGACTGCGAGGTACTGATCGTCGACCCACTTCGGCGCCTGTCTTATAACTGGGGTGTTGGGGGAGGCGAAGCCGGGCTTCAATGGGTTGTGCTCTTCACGTTGACTCCAGCGGAGGGCGGCACCCAAGTTCGCATGGAGCAGTCCGGCTTCGGTCCCGATCAGCAGGCAGCTTATCAGGGTGCAAACTACGGCTGGCAGAAGTTCTTCGGCGGCCTGGAACGTGTCCTTGGGGAGGTGGAATGA
- a CDS encoding helix-turn-helix transcriptional regulator, which produces MPAIRNQIRELRALREMTQQELADRVGVTRQTVIAIEQDKYSPSLETAFKVAIVLGVSLEQCFQYDPRGKR; this is translated from the coding sequence ATGCCCGCAATACGCAATCAGATTCGAGAACTCCGGGCCCTCCGCGAGATGACCCAGCAGGAACTCGCCGATCGAGTCGGCGTCACACGGCAGACCGTCATTGCGATCGAACAAGACAAGTATTCGCCTTCTCTTGAGACCGCGTTCAAAGTCGCAATCGTGCTTGGTGTGTCGCTCGAGCAGTGTTTCCAGTATGACCCTCGCGGTAAGCGTTAA
- the glyA gene encoding serine hydroxymethyltransferase, which produces MPIDRNAPLAASDPEIAAQIENEIKRQHEGLEMIASENFVSRAVLEAAGTVFTNKYAEGYPGKRYYGGCEYADVVENIARDRAKQLFGADHVNVQPHSGSQANAAAYMTILNPGDCILGLDLAHGGHLTHGHKLNFSGKLYRIVGYQVRKDTETVDYDVLEATAIREKPKVIVGGGSAYPRQFDFPRMRAIADKVGAYFMVDMAHFAGLVAGNAHPSPIPHAHIVTTTTHKTLRGPRAGMILCNHEFAAGVDRSVFPGQQGGPLIHIVAAKAVAFKEALAPEFATYANQVVVNAKVLAEAMAAEGYRIVSGGTDTHVILIDVFQKGMLGSEAEHALGEAGITVNKNAIPYDTNPPMRPSGIRIGTPALTTRGMKEPEMRVIAGWIAEALEHRTDPAKLRQIRGMVLEMAEKFPLYGWLQGE; this is translated from the coding sequence ATGCCCATCGACCGCAACGCCCCGCTGGCCGCCTCCGACCCCGAAATCGCCGCCCAGATTGAAAACGAAATAAAGCGCCAGCACGAAGGCCTGGAGATGATTGCCTCGGAAAACTTCGTTAGCCGCGCAGTCTTAGAGGCCGCAGGCACTGTTTTCACCAACAAATATGCAGAAGGCTACCCCGGCAAGCGCTACTACGGCGGCTGCGAGTACGCCGACGTCGTTGAAAACATAGCCCGCGACCGCGCCAAACAGCTCTTTGGCGCCGACCACGTCAACGTCCAGCCCCACTCCGGCTCCCAGGCCAACGCAGCCGCCTACATGACCATCCTCAACCCCGGCGACTGCATCCTGGGCCTCGACCTGGCCCACGGCGGCCATCTTACCCACGGCCACAAACTCAATTTCTCAGGCAAACTCTACAGAATCGTCGGCTACCAGGTCCGCAAAGATACCGAAACCGTTGACTACGACGTGCTCGAAGCCACCGCGATCCGCGAAAAACCCAAGGTAATCGTAGGTGGAGGCAGCGCCTACCCGCGCCAGTTCGACTTCCCTCGCATGCGCGCCATCGCCGACAAAGTAGGAGCTTACTTCATGGTCGACATGGCCCACTTCGCCGGCCTCGTCGCAGGCAACGCGCACCCATCCCCAATTCCCCACGCTCACATCGTCACCACCACGACACACAAAACCCTGCGTGGGCCACGTGCTGGCATGATCCTTTGCAATCACGAGTTCGCCGCAGGCGTAGATCGCAGCGTCTTTCCGGGCCAACAGGGCGGCCCACTCATCCACATTGTTGCAGCCAAAGCAGTAGCATTCAAAGAGGCTCTCGCGCCGGAGTTTGCCACCTACGCGAACCAGGTAGTCGTCAACGCAAAGGTCCTTGCAGAAGCAATGGCCGCAGAGGGTTACCGCATCGTCTCCGGCGGCACCGACACGCATGTCATCCTTATCGACGTCTTCCAGAAGGGAATGCTCGGCTCTGAAGCAGAACACGCTCTGGGAGAGGCTGGGATCACAGTCAACAAGAACGCAATCCCCTACGACACCAATCCGCCGATGAGGCCCAGCGGCATACGAATCGGTACGCCAGCGTTGACGACAAGGGGCATGAAGGAACCGGAGATGCGCGTCATTGCAGGTTGGATTGCGGAGGCTCTCGAACACCGAACCGACCCCGCGAAGTTGCGGCAGATTCGCGGCATGGTGCTCGAAATGGCAGAGAAATTCCCGCTTTACGGTTGGCTGCAAGGCGAATAA
- a CDS encoding Thivi_2564 family membrane protein, protein MLTPALISVIVTLIVVGLLLYLIGLIPMDGTIKQIIRVVVIIAVIVWLLQTFGLLGPLGFHHALR, encoded by the coding sequence ATGCTCACTCCCGCGCTTATTAGCGTCATCGTCACTCTGATCGTGGTTGGCCTTCTGCTTTACTTGATCGGGTTGATCCCGATGGATGGAACCATCAAACAAATCATCCGAGTGGTGGTGATCATCGCAGTGATCGTATGGCTTCTGCAGACGTTTGGCCTGCTTGGTCCGCTCGGCTTCCACCATGCGCTACGATAA